One genomic region from Streptomyces venezuelae encodes:
- a CDS encoding YggS family pyridoxal phosphate-dependent enzyme, with product MTDRKSQLAENLAHVEERIAAACAAAGRPREEVTLIVVTKTYPASDVRLLHGLGVRHVAENRDQDAAPKAAACADLDLTWHFVGQLQTNKVRSVVGYADVVQSVDRLKLVSSLSAAAEKEGRELGCLLQVALDAESGERGARGGVSPEGVEELAAAVDDAPGLRLDGLMTVAPLSGPYAGRQRAAFDRLMDLSTALRATRPAANMVSAGMSADLEEAVAAGATHVRVGTAVLGVRPKLG from the coding sequence ATGACGGACCGGAAGTCGCAACTCGCCGAGAATCTGGCCCACGTGGAGGAGCGCATCGCCGCTGCCTGCGCCGCCGCCGGGCGTCCGCGGGAGGAGGTGACCCTGATCGTGGTCACCAAGACCTACCCCGCGAGCGATGTACGGCTGCTGCACGGACTGGGCGTGCGGCACGTCGCCGAGAACCGGGACCAGGACGCGGCTCCCAAGGCCGCCGCGTGTGCGGACCTTGATCTGACCTGGCACTTCGTGGGCCAGTTGCAGACCAACAAGGTCCGGTCCGTGGTGGGTTATGCCGATGTGGTGCAGTCGGTCGACCGATTGAAGCTCGTTTCCTCTCTTTCCGCGGCCGCGGAGAAGGAGGGGCGGGAGCTCGGCTGCCTGCTCCAGGTCGCACTCGACGCCGAGTCCGGGGAGCGCGGCGCCCGAGGCGGCGTCTCACCGGAAGGCGTCGAGGAGTTGGCGGCCGCGGTGGACGACGCTCCCGGGTTGCGGCTCGACGGCCTGATGACCGTCGCGCCGCTCTCCGGTCCGTACGCGGGCAGACAGCGCGCCGCCTTCGACCGGTTGATGGATTTGTCGACTGCCCTGCGCGCGACCCGTCCGGCTGCGAACATGGTGTCAGCAGGGATGAGTGCGGACCTCGAGGAGGCCGTCGCTGCCGGGGCGACACACGTACGCGTCGGTACGGCGGTACTCGGCGTCCGCCCGAAGCTCGGGTAA
- a CDS encoding cell division protein SepF has translation MAGAMRKMAVYLGLVEDDGYDGRGFDPDDDFEPELEPEPERRHTPPRQIEREEPVRVVQQPPAPREPIAHSVPVLAESGRPARIAPVASITPERPSLEKNAPVIMPKVVSEREPYRITTLHPRTYNEARTIGEHFREGTPVIMNLTEMDDTDAKRLVDFAAGLVFGLHGSIERVTQKVFLLSPANVDVTAEDKARIAEGGFFNQS, from the coding sequence ATGGCCGGCGCGATGCGCAAGATGGCGGTCTACCTCGGCCTCGTGGAGGACGATGGGTACGACGGCCGGGGCTTCGACCCCGACGACGACTTCGAACCCGAGCTGGAGCCGGAGCCCGAGCGGCGCCACACCCCTCCGCGACAGATCGAGCGCGAGGAACCGGTGCGTGTGGTGCAGCAGCCCCCGGCACCCCGGGAGCCGATCGCTCATTCTGTCCCGGTACTCGCCGAAAGCGGACGTCCGGCCCGAATTGCCCCCGTGGCATCCATCACACCCGAACGCCCGAGCCTGGAGAAGAACGCACCGGTGATCATGCCCAAGGTCGTGTCCGAGCGGGAGCCCTACCGCATCACCACGCTGCACCCCCGGACCTACAACGAGGCCCGTACCATCGGGGAACACTTCCGTGAGGGCACTCCGGTGATCATGAACCTCACGGAGATGGACGACACGGACGCGAAGCGACTTGTCGACTTTGCCGCCGGACTCGTCTTCGGGCTCCATGGCAGCATTGAGCGCGTGACGCAGAAGGTGTTCCTGTTGTCGCCTGCTAACGTCGATGTCACGGCGGAGGACAAGGCCCGGATCGCAGAGGGCGGATTCTTCAACCAGAGCTGA
- a CDS encoding YggT family protein, with amino-acid sequence MGVALQVVYIVLMCFLVLLIVRLVMDYVFQFARSWQPGKAMVVVLEATYTVTDPPLKLLRRLIPPLRLGGVALDLSFFVLMIIVYILISLVSRFAG; translated from the coding sequence ATGGGCGTCGCACTACAGGTGGTCTACATCGTGCTGATGTGCTTCCTCGTCCTCCTGATCGTCCGGCTGGTCATGGACTACGTCTTCCAGTTCGCACGTTCATGGCAACCCGGTAAGGCGATGGTGGTCGTTCTGGAGGCCACTTACACTGTCACCGATCCACCGCTCAAGCTTCTGCGGCGACTCATCCCGCCGCTGCGTCTCGGGGGCGTGGCACTCGACCTGTCCTTCTTCGTTCTGATGATCATCGTCTACATCCTGATCTCCCTCGTGAGCAGGTTCGCCGGGTGA
- a CDS encoding DivIVA domain-containing protein, with the protein MPLTPEDVRNKQFTTVRLREGYDEDEVDAFLDEVEAELTRLLRENEDLRAKLAAATRAAAQNQQQQGMRKPPEPQDRPVGPGAPVPAAISGPPVQQQPPQMGPPQLPSGAPQLPAGPMQGGPMQGGPMGPGPMQGGPMQGGPMGPGPMQGGPMGHPQQQQMQQQPPQAPGGDSAARVLSLAQQTADQAIAEARSEANKIVGEARSRAEGLERDARAKADALERDAQEKHRVAMGSLESARATLERKVEDLRGFEREYRTRLKSYLESQLRQLETQADDSLAPPRTPATASLPPAPSMASAGASAPSYGGNGGMGGAPSMGGGPSYGGQQQMSPAMTQPMAPVRPQAPQPMQQAPAPMRGFLIDEDDN; encoded by the coding sequence ATGCCGTTGACCCCCGAGGACGTGCGGAACAAGCAGTTCACGACCGTCCGCCTTCGAGAAGGCTATGACGAGGACGAGGTCGATGCCTTCCTCGACGAGGTCGAGGCCGAGCTGACCCGCCTGCTCCGGGAGAACGAGGACCTGCGCGCCAAGCTGGCCGCCGCGACGCGTGCCGCCGCGCAGAACCAGCAGCAGCAGGGGATGCGCAAGCCCCCGGAGCCGCAGGATCGTCCCGTCGGTCCCGGCGCGCCCGTGCCCGCGGCCATATCCGGACCGCCGGTCCAGCAGCAGCCGCCGCAGATGGGCCCGCCGCAGCTGCCTTCCGGTGCCCCGCAGCTTCCCGCCGGCCCCATGCAGGGTGGCCCCATGCAGGGTGGGCCCATGGGCCCCGGCCCGATGCAGGGTGGCCCCATGCAGGGCGGACCGATGGGTCCCGGCCCGATGCAGGGCGGCCCCATGGGTCACCCGCAGCAGCAGCAGATGCAGCAGCAGCCTCCGCAGGCCCCGGGCGGCGACAGCGCCGCGCGTGTCCTCTCGCTGGCCCAGCAGACCGCCGACCAGGCGATCGCCGAGGCCCGCTCCGAGGCCAACAAGATCGTCGGCGAGGCGCGCTCCCGCGCCGAGGGCCTGGAGCGGGACGCCCGCGCCAAGGCGGACGCTCTTGAGCGGGACGCCCAGGAGAAGCACCGCGTCGCGATGGGCTCCCTGGAGTCCGCCCGCGCCACGCTGGAGCGCAAGGTCGAGGACCTGCGCGGCTTCGAGCGCGAGTACCGCACGCGCCTGAAGTCGTACCTGGAGTCGCAGCTGCGTCAGCTGGAGACCCAGGCCGACGACTCGCTGGCCCCGCCGCGGACCCCGGCGACGGCCTCCCTGCCGCCGGCGCCCTCGATGGCCTCGGCCGGCGCGAGCGCCCCGTCCTACGGTGGCAACGGCGGCATGGGCGGTGCGCCGTCCATGGGCGGCGGGCCCTCCTACGGCGGCCAGCAGCAGATGTCCCCGGCGATGACGCAGCCGATGGCTCCGGTCCGGCCGCAGGCTCCCCAGCCGATGCAGCAGGCGCCGGCGCCGATGCGGGGCTTCCTGATCGACGAGGACGACAACTGA
- the ileS gene encoding isoleucine--tRNA ligase, with amino-acid sequence MTPPQYRQVPAQVDLPALEHDVLDFWRDNKVFAKTLEQSEGRPEWVFYEGPPTANGMPGAHHIEARVFKDVFPRFRTMRGYHVARKAGWDCHGLPVELAVEKELGFSGKKDIEAYGIAEFNDKCRESVTRHTDAFAELTTRMGYWVDLDDAYRTMDPSYIESVWWSLKQIFDKDLLVQDHRVAPWCPRCGTGLSDHELAQGYETVVDPSVYVRFPLTSGPLAGKAALLVWTTTPWTLVSNTAVAAHPEVTYVVATDGDERVVVAQPLLEKALGEGWVTTGESFTGAEMERWTYQRPFELVPFDAPAHYVVNAEYVTTEDGTGLVHQSPAFGEDDLKVCKAYGLPVVNPVRPDGTFEEDVPLVGGVFFKKADEALTADLDARGLLFRHIPYEHSYPHCWRCHTALLYYAQPSWYIRTTAVKDRMLAENERTNWFPDSVKHGRFGDWLTNNVDWALSRNRYWGTPLPIWRCEDDHLTCVGSRAELTELTGTDQSELDPHRPYIDAVTFPCPSEGCGKTSTRVPEVIDAWYDSGSMPFAQYGYPYQNKELFESRYPAQFISEAIDQTRGWFYTLMAVGTLVFDKSSYENVVCLGHILAEDGRKMSKHLGNILQPIPLMDQHGADAVRWFMAAGGSPWAARRVGHGTIQEVVRKTLLTYWNTVAFQALYARTSGWAPSAADPAPADRTVLDRWLLSELNTLVAETTEAMESYDTQRTGKLVSAFVDDLSNWYVRRSRRRFWQGDKAALRTLHDVIETVTRLMAPLTPFITERVWQDLVVPVSPEAPESVHLATWPEADAALIDKTLSEQMLLVRRLVELGRATRAESGVKTRQPLSRALVAATGFAALSPALQAQITEELNVSSLASLSEVGGSLVDTTAKANFRALGKRFGKGVQDVAKAVAAADAAALSLALRSGEATLSVNGEEITVTPEEIIITETPREGWSVASDAGATVALDLEITPELRRAGLARDAIRLIQEARKNSGLDVADRIALRWTSTSPETTEALAAHAELIADEVLATDHAEGEADATYGTPFTDDSLALTFRLRKA; translated from the coding sequence ATGACACCGCCGCAGTACCGCCAGGTGCCCGCCCAGGTCGACCTGCCCGCGCTGGAGCACGACGTGCTCGACTTCTGGCGCGACAACAAGGTCTTCGCGAAGACCCTCGAGCAGTCCGAGGGACGCCCCGAGTGGGTCTTCTACGAGGGCCCGCCCACCGCGAACGGCATGCCCGGCGCGCACCACATCGAGGCCCGCGTCTTCAAGGACGTCTTCCCCCGCTTCCGGACCATGCGCGGCTACCACGTGGCCCGCAAGGCCGGCTGGGACTGCCACGGCCTGCCGGTCGAGCTCGCCGTCGAGAAGGAGCTCGGCTTCTCCGGCAAGAAGGACATCGAGGCGTACGGCATCGCCGAGTTCAACGACAAGTGCCGCGAGTCGGTGACCCGCCACACCGACGCCTTCGCCGAGCTGACGACCCGCATGGGCTACTGGGTCGACCTCGACGACGCCTACCGGACCATGGACCCCTCGTACATCGAGTCGGTCTGGTGGTCGCTGAAGCAGATCTTCGACAAGGACCTGCTGGTCCAGGACCACCGGGTCGCCCCCTGGTGCCCGCGCTGCGGCACGGGCCTGTCCGACCACGAGCTGGCGCAGGGCTACGAGACGGTCGTCGACCCGTCCGTCTACGTCCGCTTCCCGCTCACGTCCGGCCCCCTCGCGGGCAAGGCCGCGCTCCTGGTCTGGACGACGACCCCCTGGACCCTGGTGTCCAACACGGCGGTCGCCGCCCACCCCGAGGTCACCTACGTGGTCGCCACCGACGGCGACGAGCGGGTCGTCGTCGCGCAGCCGCTGCTGGAGAAGGCGCTCGGCGAGGGCTGGGTGACCACCGGCGAGTCCTTCACGGGCGCCGAGATGGAGCGCTGGACCTACCAGCGCCCGTTCGAGCTGGTCCCCTTCGACGCCCCGGCCCACTACGTGGTGAACGCCGAGTACGTCACGACCGAGGACGGTACGGGTCTGGTCCACCAGTCCCCCGCCTTCGGTGAGGACGACCTCAAGGTCTGCAAGGCGTACGGCCTGCCGGTCGTGAACCCGGTCCGCCCCGACGGCACCTTCGAGGAGGACGTGCCGCTGGTCGGCGGCGTCTTCTTCAAGAAGGCCGACGAGGCCCTGACCGCCGACCTGGACGCGCGCGGCCTGCTCTTCCGCCACATCCCGTACGAGCACAGCTACCCGCACTGCTGGCGCTGCCACACGGCCCTGCTCTACTACGCGCAGCCGTCCTGGTACATCCGCACGACGGCGGTCAAGGACCGCATGCTGGCGGAGAACGAGCGGACGAACTGGTTCCCGGACTCGGTCAAGCACGGCCGCTTCGGCGACTGGCTCACCAACAACGTCGACTGGGCGCTCTCCCGGAACCGCTACTGGGGAACCCCGCTGCCGATCTGGCGCTGCGAGGACGACCACCTCACCTGCGTCGGCTCCCGCGCCGAGCTCACCGAGCTGACGGGCACCGACCAGTCGGAGCTCGACCCGCACCGCCCGTACATCGACGCGGTCACCTTCCCGTGCCCGTCCGAGGGCTGCGGGAAGACCTCGACCCGCGTACCGGAGGTCATCGACGCCTGGTACGACTCGGGCTCGATGCCGTTCGCGCAGTACGGGTACCCGTACCAGAACAAGGAACTCTTCGAGTCCCGCTACCCGGCGCAGTTCATCTCCGAGGCCATCGACCAGACCCGCGGCTGGTTCTACACGCTGATGGCGGTAGGCACCCTGGTCTTCGACAAGTCGTCCTACGAGAACGTGGTCTGTCTGGGCCACATCCTCGCCGAGGACGGCCGGAAGATGTCCAAGCACCTGGGCAACATCCTGCAGCCGATCCCGCTGATGGACCAGCACGGCGCCGACGCGGTCCGCTGGTTCATGGCGGCCGGCGGCTCGCCGTGGGCGGCGCGCCGGGTGGGCCACGGCACGATCCAGGAGGTCGTCCGCAAGACCCTCCTGACGTACTGGAACACGGTGGCCTTCCAGGCGCTGTACGCCCGCACGTCCGGCTGGGCCCCCTCGGCCGCGGACCCGGCCCCGGCCGACCGCACGGTCCTCGACCGCTGGCTGCTCTCCGAGCTGAACACGCTGGTCGCCGAGACGACCGAGGCGATGGAGTCCTACGACACCCAGCGCACCGGCAAGCTGGTCTCGGCGTTCGTCGACGACCTCTCCAACTGGTACGTCCGCCGCTCGCGCCGCCGGTTCTGGCAGGGCGACAAGGCGGCCCTGCGCACCCTCCACGACGTGATCGAGACGGTCACGCGCCTGATGGCCCCGCTGACCCCGTTCATCACGGAGCGGGTCTGGCAGGACCTGGTGGTGCCGGTGAGCCCGGAGGCCCCGGAGTCGGTCCACCTCGCCACCTGGCCGGAGGCGGACGCCGCCCTGATCGACAAGACGCTCTCCGAGCAGATGCTGCTGGTCCGCCGCCTGGTGGAGCTGGGCCGGGCTACGCGCGCGGAGTCGGGCGTGAAGACCCGCCAGCCGCTCTCCCGGGCCCTGGTGGCGGCGACGGGCTTCGCGGCCCTGTCCCCGGCCCTCCAGGCCCAGATCACGGAGGAGCTGAACGTCTCTTCCCTGGCCTCCCTCTCCGAGGTCGGCGGCTCGCTCGTCGACACGACGGCGAAGGCCAACTTCCGGGCCCTGGGCAAGCGCTTCGGCAAGGGCGTCCAGGACGTGGCGAAGGCGGTCGCGGCGGCGGACGCCGCGGCGCTGTCCCTCGCCCTCCGCTCGGGCGAGGCGACGCTCTCGGTGAACGGCGAGGAGATCACCGTCACCCCCGAGGAGATCATCATCACGGAGACCCCCCGCGAGGGCTGGTCGGTGGCCTCGGACGCGGGCGCGACGGTCGCCCTGGACCTGGAGATCACCCCGGAACTGCGTCGCGCCGGCCTCGCCCGTGACGCGATCCGCCTGATCCAGGAGGCCCGCAAGAACAGCGGCCTGGACGTGGCGGACCGGATCGCCCTGCGCTGGACGTCCACCTCCCCGGAAACGACGGAGGCGCTGGCGGCCCACGCCGAGCTCATCGCGGACGAGGTCCTGGCGACGGACCACGCCGAAGGCGAAGCGGACGCCACCTACGGCACCCCGTTCACGGACGACTCCCTCGCCCTGACGTTCCGCCTCCGCAAGGCGTAA
- a CDS encoding TraR/DksA family transcriptional regulator, translated as MVAKKTAAKKSSTAVSTGAAALDGKDVAGKKSTAGKAVGRKVTAKKAGKAAPAPEAAAVVAEAAEETPAAHAPAKKAAARKTAARKATAAKKQTGARTVAAKKTAGGVTTAEDEAAVPSARTGELAVRPGEDPWTPEEVEEARSSLQAEVLRLRSELVHSREELTGLMRDSGDGAGDDQADTGTKNITREHELALAANAREMLEQTEHALERLDAGTYGLCEVCGKPIGKARMQAFPRATLCVEDKQRQERRG; from the coding sequence ATGGTGGCGAAGAAGACCGCCGCGAAGAAGTCCTCGACCGCCGTCTCCACCGGTGCGGCGGCCCTGGACGGCAAGGACGTGGCCGGGAAGAAGTCGACCGCCGGGAAGGCGGTCGGCAGGAAGGTCACGGCGAAGAAGGCGGGTAAGGCGGCCCCTGCCCCCGAGGCGGCGGCCGTGGTCGCGGAGGCCGCCGAGGAGACCCCCGCCGCGCACGCCCCGGCCAAGAAGGCCGCGGCGAGGAAGACGGCCGCCAGGAAGGCGACCGCCGCGAAGAAGCAGACAGGAGCCAGGACGGTGGCAGCGAAGAAGACCGCGGGTGGCGTGACGACCGCAGAGGACGAGGCCGCGGTGCCCTCGGCCCGTACCGGTGAGCTCGCGGTGCGCCCCGGCGAGGACCCCTGGACGCCGGAGGAGGTCGAGGAGGCCCGCAGCTCGCTCCAGGCGGAGGTCCTGCGGCTGCGCAGCGAGCTCGTCCACTCGCGCGAGGAGCTCACCGGCCTCATGCGGGACTCGGGCGACGGCGCGGGCGACGACCAGGCCGACACCGGCACCAAGAACATCACGCGCGAGCACGAGCTCGCGCTCGCCGCCAACGCCCGGGAGATGCTGGAGCAGACCGAGCACGCCCTGGAGCGGCTCGACGCGGGCACCTACGGCCTCTGTGAGGTGTGCGGGAAGCCGATCGGCAAGGCGCGGATGCAGGCCTTCCCCCGGGCCACCCTCTGCGTCGAGGACAAGCAGCGCCAGGAGCGGCGCGGCTGA
- the lspA gene encoding signal peptidase II: MAEAERIIGTPDSAGADESAASDDGTAAPEEQPKGRRRIVALLVVAVLAYLLDLGSKMLVVAKLEGREAIPLIGDLLRLDAIRNPGAAFGMGEAFTIVFTCIAAVVIIVIFRLARKLYSLPWAIALGLLLGGALGNLTDRIFRSPGVFEGAVVDFIAPAHFAVFNFADSAIVCGGILIVFLSFRGVDPDGTVHKD; the protein is encoded by the coding sequence GTGGCAGAGGCGGAGCGCATCATCGGTACGCCGGATTCAGCAGGGGCCGACGAGTCGGCCGCCTCCGACGACGGCACGGCCGCTCCCGAGGAGCAGCCCAAGGGCAGGCGCAGGATCGTCGCGCTGCTCGTGGTGGCCGTGCTGGCCTATCTGCTCGACCTGGGCAGCAAGATGCTGGTCGTCGCCAAGCTGGAGGGCCGTGAGGCGATTCCGCTGATCGGCGATCTGCTGCGCCTCGACGCGATCCGGAACCCGGGCGCCGCCTTCGGCATGGGCGAGGCTTTCACGATCGTCTTCACCTGCATCGCCGCCGTCGTGATCATCGTGATCTTCCGGCTGGCGCGGAAGCTCTACAGCCTGCCCTGGGCCATCGCCCTCGGTCTGCTGCTCGGCGGCGCGCTCGGCAACCTCACGGACCGGATCTTCCGCTCGCCGGGCGTCTTCGAGGGCGCGGTCGTGGACTTCATCGCCCCCGCGCACTTCGCCGTCTTCAACTTCGCCGACTCGGCGATCGTCTGCGGCGGCATCCTCATCGTGTTCCTTTCCTTCCGGGGCGTGGACCCGGACGGGACCGTCCACAAGGACTGA
- a CDS encoding RluA family pseudouridine synthase, whose protein sequence is MSTSPEIRTLPVPDGLEGERVDAAIARMFGFSRTKAAELAASGKVQVDGSVVGKSERVSGGAWLEVEMPGAPAPVQIVAEPVEGMEIVHDDDDIVVIMKPVGVAAHPSPGWTGTTVIGGLAAAGYRISTSGAAERQGIVHRLDVGTSGLMVVAKSEYAYTSLKRQFKERTVDKRYNALVQGHPDPMSGTIDAPIGRHPNHDYKWAITAEGKPSVTHYDLIEAYRSASLLDIKLETGRTHQIRVHMSAHRHPCVGDLTYGADPTLAKRLGLTRQWLHAVRLGFEHPGDGSWVEFASTYPEDLQKALDRIASESR, encoded by the coding sequence GTGAGTACGAGTCCCGAGATCCGCACGCTGCCCGTTCCCGATGGCCTGGAGGGCGAGCGAGTCGACGCCGCCATCGCCCGGATGTTCGGGTTCTCCCGCACGAAGGCGGCCGAGCTGGCCGCCTCAGGGAAGGTCCAGGTCGACGGCTCCGTCGTCGGCAAGTCCGAGCGGGTCAGCGGCGGCGCGTGGCTCGAGGTCGAGATGCCGGGGGCGCCCGCGCCCGTGCAGATCGTCGCCGAGCCCGTCGAGGGCATGGAGATCGTCCATGACGACGACGACATCGTCGTCATCATGAAGCCGGTCGGCGTCGCCGCGCACCCCAGCCCCGGCTGGACCGGCACCACGGTCATCGGCGGCCTCGCCGCCGCCGGGTACCGCATCTCCACCTCCGGCGCCGCCGAGCGCCAGGGCATCGTGCACCGCCTCGACGTCGGCACCTCCGGCCTGATGGTGGTCGCCAAGTCCGAGTACGCGTACACCTCGCTCAAGCGCCAGTTCAAGGAGCGCACGGTCGACAAGCGCTACAACGCGCTGGTCCAGGGCCACCCCGACCCGATGAGCGGCACCATCGACGCGCCGATCGGCCGGCACCCGAACCACGACTACAAGTGGGCGATCACCGCCGAGGGCAAGCCCTCCGTCACCCACTACGACCTCATCGAGGCGTACCGGTCGGCCTCGCTGCTCGACATCAAGCTGGAGACGGGCCGCACCCACCAGATCCGGGTGCACATGTCCGCCCACCGCCACCCCTGCGTCGGCGACCTCACCTACGGCGCCGACCCGACCCTCGCCAAGCGCCTCGGCCTGACGCGGCAGTGGCTGCACGCCGTCCGCCTCGGCTTCGAGCACCCCGGCGACGGTTCGTGGGTCGAGTTCGCCAGCACCTACCCGGAGGACCTCCAGAAGGCCCTGGACCGGATCGCCTCGGAGAGCCGGTGA
- a CDS encoding GNAT family N-acetyltransferase: MTTAYSVREALAPEDREACFLVRREVFVVEQGVPQELEYDVHDATAVHVLAVREDGLPLGTGRLLFGADAVGRTGADTSVGSLGRLAVSEAARGLGIGAAVVRGIEDAARERGLTAVDLHAQTHALGFYERLGYEAYGPEFQDADMPHRAMRRSL, from the coding sequence GTGACCACCGCGTACAGCGTCCGTGAGGCGCTCGCCCCCGAGGACCGCGAGGCCTGCTTCCTGGTCCGCCGTGAGGTCTTCGTGGTGGAGCAGGGTGTTCCGCAGGAGCTGGAGTACGACGTGCACGACGCCACCGCCGTGCACGTGCTCGCGGTGCGCGAGGACGGGCTGCCGCTGGGCACCGGCCGGCTTCTGTTCGGTGCGGACGCGGTCGGCAGGACAGGCGCCGACACCTCGGTGGGCTCGCTCGGCCGGCTCGCGGTCTCCGAGGCCGCGCGCGGCCTCGGCATCGGCGCGGCCGTCGTGCGGGGCATCGAGGACGCGGCGCGCGAGCGCGGTCTGACCGCCGTCGACCTGCACGCGCAGACCCACGCGCTGGGCTTCTACGAGCGGCTCGGCTACGAGGCGTACGGCCCCGAGTTCCAGGACGCGGACATGCCGCACCGGGCCATGCGGCGCTCGCTGTAG
- a CDS encoding Na+/H+ antiporter has translation MDQLALLFLLLLGALLTVPLGDRLGLPAPVLMTLIGIVLAFLPFVPSVEIPPEFILPLVLPPLLYASVQRTSWRQFAANRRPIFLLAVALVFVTTAAVGAVAHVLVPGISLAAAIALGALVAPPDPVAATAVAGSLGLPRRLVSILEGEGLFNDVTAIVLYHVAIAAVVSGSFSWPEAIGQFVLSAVVATILGLVLGWLTNKLIGLLGDATLQTGLTLLVPFVSYVLAEELHGSGVLAVLITALFLAEHAADADDVMGRLAGQTFWQIVDTLVTGIAFGLIGLELVHVFGVAEGRGWEMLGWGATVVAVVVGVRLLWLLPATWLAKRLHTRRDIDEEIPMSWRETVVMWWAGMRGVASVALALAIPLRTDDGDPFPGRDEIVFIAFCVIIATLVFQGLTLPWLVRKLGVRADADAERALERDLAIRAAKAAKRRLKEIEEVEELPEEVQERLLRGAYDIGARISPDMVDEERRAAFVERTKRFKAVQRIQRELMSAARHEVLSARNEPGADPEVVDRVLRQLDVRSMR, from the coding sequence GTGGATCAATTGGCCCTGTTGTTCTTGCTGCTGCTCGGCGCTCTGCTCACCGTGCCCCTCGGTGATCGGCTCGGACTGCCCGCTCCCGTCCTGATGACCCTCATCGGGATCGTGCTGGCCTTCCTGCCGTTCGTGCCGAGCGTCGAGATCCCGCCGGAGTTCATCCTCCCCCTGGTGCTGCCGCCTCTGTTGTACGCCTCCGTGCAGCGCACCTCCTGGCGTCAGTTCGCGGCGAACAGACGGCCCATCTTCCTGCTGGCGGTCGCCCTCGTCTTCGTGACCACCGCCGCCGTCGGCGCGGTCGCGCACGTGCTCGTGCCGGGCATCTCGCTGGCCGCCGCGATCGCGCTCGGCGCCCTCGTCGCGCCGCCGGACCCGGTCGCGGCGACCGCCGTCGCCGGCTCGCTCGGGCTGCCGCGGCGGCTCGTGTCGATCCTGGAGGGCGAAGGCCTCTTCAACGACGTCACCGCGATCGTGCTCTACCACGTGGCGATCGCCGCCGTCGTCAGCGGTTCCTTCTCCTGGCCCGAGGCGATCGGCCAGTTCGTGCTGTCCGCGGTGGTCGCCACGATCCTCGGCCTGGTGCTCGGCTGGCTCACCAACAAGCTCATCGGACTCCTGGGGGACGCCACGCTGCAGACCGGGCTCACCCTCCTCGTCCCCTTCGTGAGCTACGTCCTCGCCGAGGAGCTGCACGGCTCCGGCGTCCTCGCGGTGCTGATCACCGCGCTCTTCCTCGCCGAGCACGCGGCCGACGCCGACGACGTCATGGGCCGGCTCGCCGGACAGACCTTCTGGCAGATCGTGGACACCCTCGTCACCGGCATCGCCTTCGGGCTCATCGGTCTGGAGCTCGTCCACGTCTTCGGGGTGGCCGAGGGGCGTGGCTGGGAGATGCTCGGCTGGGGCGCCACCGTGGTCGCGGTGGTCGTCGGGGTCCGGCTGCTGTGGCTGCTGCCCGCCACCTGGCTGGCCAAGCGGCTCCACACGCGCCGGGACATCGACGAGGAGATCCCGATGAGCTGGCGGGAGACCGTCGTCATGTGGTGGGCGGGGATGCGCGGGGTGGCCTCGGTGGCGCTGGCGCTCGCCATCCCGCTCCGTACCGACGACGGCGACCCCTTCCCCGGCCGGGACGAGATCGTCTTCATCGCCTTCTGCGTGATCATCGCCACGCTCGTCTTCCAGGGGCTCACCCTGCCGTGGCTGGTCCGGAAGCTCGGGGTCCGGGCCGATGCCGACGCGGAGCGGGCCCTTGAGCGGGATCTCGCCATCCGGGCCGCGAAGGCCGCCAAGCGCAGGCTCAAGGAGATCGAGGAGGTCGAGGAGCTGCCCGAGGAGGTCCAGGAGCGGCTGCTGCGCGGGGCGTACGACATCGGGGCGCGGATCAGTCCGGACATGGTCGACGAGGAGCGGAGGGCCGCCTTCGTCGAGCGGACGAAGCGGTTCAAGGCGGTGCAGCGGATCCAGCGGGAGCTGATGTCGGCCGCCCGGCACGAGGTCCTCTCGGCGCGCAATGAGCCGGGTGCCGACCCGGAGGTGGTGGACCGGGTGCTGCGTCAGCTGGACGTGCGCAGCATGCGGTGA